Proteins from one Sarcophilus harrisii chromosome 2, mSarHar1.11, whole genome shotgun sequence genomic window:
- the LOC100932826 gene encoding N-acetyllactosaminide alpha-1,3-galactosyltransferase, producing MISKDKILLFLLFLLTLGLIIQEFVNRVDQLKTSHQSHTLQLSDWFSPRRRPEVKTVTDWLAPIVWEGTYHKSVLEDYYKKKNITVGLVVFAVGRYLDNYLEKFLSSAEKYFMTGHKSIFYIMVDDSSKLLWIEVTPFHTMKVFGIKQKKRWQSIKMMRMKIIEDHIVNHIQHEVDFLFCMDVDQAFENYFGVETLGESVAQLHAWFYKKNANDFNYERRLSSTAFIPFNMGDFYYHVAIFGGTPLQVLKLTQACNKGMLQDKKNGIESLWHEERHLNKYFFLNKPTKILSPEYCWDFSLKDNSDINIVKISWQNKLYDFI from the exons ATGATCTCCAAAGataaaatccttctcttcctgctGTTTTTGCTAACTTTGGGGCTCATTATTCAGGAGTTTGTCAATAg GGTGGATCAGCTGAAAACATCTCATCAATCCCATACGCTTCAGCTCTCAGACTGGTTTAGCCCCAG AAGACGCCCAGAGGTTAAAACAGTGACTGACTGGCTTGCTCCTATCGTGTGGGAAGGAACTTACCATAAGTCAGTTTTAGAGGATTATTAcaaaaagaagaacattacagtggGTTTGGTGGTATTTGCTGTTGGAAG GTATCTTGATAACTATTTGGAGAAATTCCTTTCCTCTGCAGAAAAGTACTTCATGACTGGTCATAAATCAATTTTTTATATCATGGTGGATGACTCCTCCAAGCTGCTTTGGATAGAGGTGACTCCTTTTCATACAATGAAAGTATTTGGAATCAAGCAGAAGAAAAGGTGGCAAAGCATTAAAATGATGCGCATGAAGATTATTGAGGATCACATTGTAAATCATATCCAGCATGAAGTTGACTTCCTCTTCTGTATGGATGTGGATCAGGCatttgaaaattactttggcGTGGAAACCCTGGGTGAATCTGTGGCCCAGCTCCATGCTTGGTTTTATAAAAAGAATGCCAATGATTTCAATTATGAAAGGCGACTTTCCTCTACAGCATTCATACCCTTTAATATGGGAGATTTCTATTATCATGTAGCCATCTTTGGTGGAACACCCCTTCAGGTTTTGAAGCTCACCCAAGCTTGTAACAAGGGAATGCTTCAGGATAAGAAAAATGGGATTGAGTCTTTGTGGCATGAAGAAAGACACTTGAACAAATACTTTTTTCTCAACAAACCTACTAAAATATTATCCCCAGAATATTGCTGGGATTTTTCATTAAAAGACAATTCTGATATTAATATTGTCAAAATATCTTGGCAAAACaagttatatgattttatttaa